A segment of the Meriones unguiculatus strain TT.TT164.6M chromosome 10, Bangor_MerUng_6.1, whole genome shotgun sequence genome:
gtgtgtgtgtgtgtgtgtaaactaaTAGAAGCTAGAAAATAAGCTTGTGGAGTCTAAaggctggagtctgtcttacttcatcaagTGTAAGTACACGTATGTGTGCCTATGGTCTTTTCTCTCAATCTTCCTTTACTTTTCTAGTCCCTTTGCCACCATCAGGGGAAAGCCCCCGCTAGAGAAAAGAGCCCTAGCCAGCACTTACTGCAATAGGTGTAAGCGCACACCAGCAGGCTACCAATTCTGGCTTCTTAGTTTGCCGCTCtcagtggaagccatggttggTAACTATCAGTTCTGGCTCACATATTTACCCTCAGAAAAACACTGTTGGGCAGCCAACCAGCAGCTGTGGCTATGCTCTGACTCAATTTACCCAATAGTGTAATCTTGCCTTGAAGGTACAACTCTGTGTGACTACATTCCAGGTTCTTCTAGTGCCCATCTGTGAACTCAAAGACCTCTGTGCTCCTACAAGAAGCCTTTCTGAAATTCTTATGCAGGAAAACCATTCACAAGTAGTCCAAAAGTTTCCATCATTGTGAGATTGACCTCTCTTTCCTATAATGAGAACACAGTCATCTttaggaaaacaaacaaccaaacaatcaaacaacCACTACCATTTGCCTTCTGCACACATTTTCCTATTCTATACTTCTCTTTCTACATCCCAATAAAACATGTCACACCTTCTTCCCACACTTAGTTGTTACACAcaacaaaataccaaaatataaaCCTTAAATTTCTGTATAACTAATGTTTTAGTGTTTTAATCTTATTAGAAATAACCcagacatcctgtctcaaagcaagtaagacaaaagaaataaagaacataATGAACCTGTCTTAGGTACAGTTATACTTGtcacaccatgaccaaaaactaCACTGGGAGGAAAAGGGGTCATTTGGCTTAAgcttccacatcactgtccatcactgaaggaagccaggataggaactcaaacagtgcaggaacctggaggtaggagctgatggaAGGGCACTGCGTACTGCCTTGCCCTCATGGCTTGTCCAGCCTGCTTTTTCATGCAACACACGTCTCATTGCTCAGTGATGTCACCAGCCCTAGTATGTCCTCCCACGTATTGTGGTAATTTCAGAAGTACATGCtaattatgtttattattatctCTGTAACTActatggtggtattatctaacccactatcacaatcaattcacagacacctgataaactttaGATTGCCTCATATCACCTTGAGGTGTTGAGATAATTCCACCTACGCTATCTCATATCTCGTAGCCCTCATCACATTCCATCTGCTTTCATCATCCCTAATtgagctacctcccatccataatcccaaataCTTGTTAATGTTCTGCATCTGGACCAATCCTTTCAAGCCATTCTTAGGGTCCTTTTTCCTGATCCATGGGGTTCCttccacactaacccattgtgtctttctccttcttcttttcttttctctctcctcccaagATCCCAAGAACCTATGCCTCATCTACCCTGTCTGTCTTTTCCAGATACATCAGCATTTTATTGGTCAAACAGAGAGGCAAGTTTACAAGTCATTTGGGGTTCCTGAGTATCTGCTTATAAGAACCAACAAGGAGACCTCATGGAGGAAAGCAATtaaccagaccaacccccaacaattCCCCTTTACTGCCTAAATAAAAAGGCCATTTTTCAATATAATATAcagtaagaataattatgaaacaattataaagACTAATAGGTAAAACAGACATGTAATGTCTAGTCTAAATGTATTTGGCTaccttgaagaaaatatctaGCCGATCTATGAGagtttaaaattttgtattttaacaTATATTGCATCTAgcaacctaaaaacatctatctagtccttaaaacatttttaactcCTTAGCAACTAAGCTTAATTGTAAAATTATTAACTATTTAGTCTTCAATCCAatcagagaaagaataaaattaataacCCAATTAAACAAGAAGTGCAggctagcagcttccaaaaccTAAAATTTGACAGAGACCGTTTGTTGTTTGGACAGGGCAGCCACTCAAAGCTCGCTACAGTGCTGGAGCACCATCTTCAGTGTTTCAGCCtcgtatatttgacagacatatttgtgaagcaaaaactatttaggacttgcttaccctgtcttggcagagcaCAGCAGGCAACTTGGCCTACATTCACGCtggcccattttaggcagaattctgtctgtggTAGAAACAAAGGTTTCCAAGCCTTAGGTTGGTAAATATCCGATCACTAAGAACCCGTCATTGACTAACCGTCCCATCACACAGAAAAGGAGAGGTTAAAGCTGACATTTGAGCTGGGCAAGCCAAACCCCCATCTGGGGTGAGGGATTTACAGCATGCTGCCGTTAAGTGGCCAAAAGAACTTTGTGCGTAGTATCATTAAATCTAACCTGGCGCTGTCGAGCTAAGTGGACACATCTGGCAATTATGAAGATGAATAGTACCAAACCAGCAACCAAGAGGGGGGTTGGGCACTAAGACCCAAAGGTGTAATTTAGCCTTCACTGGATGAATCAGGTGCAACAGGATCAGTAATATCATCACTTGGGGAATGATCTTGTTCCTTGATATAATGTACTTGTTGCACCATTCTCTCTGGCAGCCATAGAGCAGCATCTTTAACGtgcaaaagaaacacaaacatatCCTCATCCCGAAATTAAAATGGAGTCTGGTCCATGCCATGAATTATTTAAAGGATCCTTTCATTTAACCATGGAGGTTTTAGGGTGCCAGAAATGTTTAGCTGCAGATTTGCCATGTTTGTCTagagttaaaaaatttaaattgagctctggatgaatgaggaggacataattcccccttttttgtcttttgtaaatgtATCTTAATGGTGGCATGGGCACGTTCAACCATGTCTTGGCCCATAGGATTATAAagaatacctgttacatgcttaGTATTtaactttttggaaaaaaaaaattgaaaaagctTGCTGGTATAAGCTGGTCCATTGCCAGTTTTAATTTGGTGTGGCACATCAAGAACAGCAAAAGCAGCCAAACAATGATCTATAACGTGACACGGAGCTTCTCCAGATTTCTCTCATGTTTTCAGACCTGTACAGTTTACAACCTGATACTgttgcttcagcttcccaagacATAACACTGCCTGGCTTCTCCTCAAATCCACATGTGAGGCCCTATTCCCTATAAATGAAATCCTAATTCTCTCTCCTTACATTTGACTGAAATCATGGCTCACATCATTTTAATGAATGCATGAATTTCCCATGATTCTGTTTTTTATGTGCAATGCGCAAATGGCATTGTACTACTCAGTTTCATTTTCTCCAAAGGGATGGGGTAGAGGTAGATGTTTCCTCCTTCCCTACAAATGCTACATTcgatttttgttcatttattgttCCTTCGGTAGAAAGACCTCCTCCCCAGTGTCTTCTCACTATGGCTGCCCTTGAAGGCTTAGGTGACTGTCACCTGTGTCAGGAAAATTCCACCTCATGTAGAAAGCTTCCCAAGATCCTGCTTTGTCTCCCACAGAGCTGAAGACAAAAACCAAGGTGACAGTGCTAAAAGGAGACATTCTGGATGCCCAGTGCCTGAGAAGAGCCTGCCAGGGCATCTCTGTTGTCATCCATACTGCTGCTGCCATTGATTTCTTAGGGATCATTCCCAGACAGACCATCCTAGATGTCAATCTGAAAGGTACAGTACCTGAGGAAGATATGGAGTAggtgggaaaataaaaacaaacaaacaaacaaaagggtaAGGAGGAAACATCTGGAGGTAGAGTTGGAGCAGCTAGGAAAATTAGTATTGCCAAGTAGCAAGAGGACAGAAAGGACAGTGCCAACCATGGAACACCTGCTGTGCTTGGGCAGGTCAGATGCATCTTCCTGGCAGCCCAGCTGGTAGAACTGAGGGATGAGGTCCTTGGTGTTTAGAGGCtgagagatgaaggaagaagaCCCTTACATGTACTCAGTATGAGAAAAGGGACATAAGGACACACCCATGACACTCGTATTGCCAGGAGAGTTCTCCTGTCTCTCCACACCAAAGTGACTAGACTCCACCTACAAATTTTTTATGTCTGTCCACACACTGCCACTGTGAATTCTTTTGTtgaactttttgttgtttttggtaatCATACCTTGAACACATAGCCTAAAGGCTCAATCGCTGCCTAATATGAACAAACTTATTTATTGATATTGATTTTCAGAAAACACAAAGGAACATCTTGGGAAGTAAAAACACTGGCTAGTTTTCTTCAGCTTGACACATACTAGTCACCTGGAAAGAAGGAAGCTCAGCTGAGGAACCGATTCCATCAGATGGGCCTGTAGACTATTTCCtagattaatgattgatatgtgAGGGCCCTGCCCACTGTAGGCTGTGTCTACATAGAGCAGGGTATTGATGGGTTATCTGAGTAAGCCAGCTGAGCAGCCAGTGGGAAGCAAGGTCGTAAGTGGCATCATCCATGACTTCTATGTTCTTGCAGCAACTTTCCTCGGGATGAACTGTGATCCAGTGTGTCAGCCATATGaacccttctctcctctttttttttcattgcataaaacatgaggatctttttattacaaattattacaaACTTCAGCTTGAGCTCATACCCCCACACCGCCAAACTGGTAAGAGCTGAGAGCCCTATGCTCCAGTtggttgggtgatttaaagattctggttcctccTAGCATTCCCAAAGCAAGGGGGCCTTCTGCCTGGCAAGCAACTATTGGTCAAAACGCAGAAGGgatgttttattttgaattgattggctataggaaggtccccaaaccattaatgatctggtgtccctccctagggtgattggccagtttcctagcaactttatctctagtgggcagggaaagaatgcagtaagactagttcttcctctcagggcattactggacatgtctccacctagaTAGCCTTCCTTCAGGctttatactttaaaataatacccactgattttttaagtctttggtctctcattcctCCCTGctcatgatcatttgaagacccaatcttgggtcttccagatatgaccccttgagTCAGTCCTCCAAATTTATCTTTCCATAATGGAATCTGAATACCATTATCCATATGGCTctcaagcattccttcatgaCAGCCATCAGccgatttaaaatacaaggcccaaaggtaaaaatcaagatgagtaggggtcccttcagggtggatatatgGGTAGTAAGCCAAGAAGAACTGTTATATCAGattttaaaccatcctctggaatatTTTCTCTTAGCATCTCTCCAGTATGCAATACTAGTTCCTACTCCAGCTAAGCAAgttcccaagataatagctacTGTCAGCTAGCTTCTTTTGACTTACCATTTCAGCCTActaggtgggatttggggccAAGGGTCTCATCTTCTGAAACTGCTTCATTGTGACAACAGGACccttggcatcaggggctaggaaggctgaaatgccagtcaaaggttGGGCAATGGGGCAGctctcagaagcatctggttattTGATCCaactgaagagacagggagcaatcATATCAGCTTCCAGCAGTCCAAatttcagcttgtagtccatTGCCGATCCCggaatagagtcaaccaggtgaaaaatctgctgagacaaatacatactagagacagaagttaacaTTTGTCTAGTAAATGGGAAAAGTGTGGAATCcgaagaccagggaaaaactgaTCTGGGGTTCATTTGGGCTATGCCAGATCCAgatctcatgactttttgatttccttaAACTCAGttgaatttttagtttacaaaaggaaatatatgtttaaaaaaaaaaactcagaaaagttaatatatcagcaaatctaatataaacaacattctgagagtaacaggtaaaactatatccaatggaatgagcatcagttagctgtttgttttgtatcctttataaacaacttaagtgtgtccacagtctgAAATTCTAATGCTTTAACTGTAggcacaactgtctgtaatcaaCCACCAATGgagcttggctactttttgtacACTCaacatctacttttagcccccatctccatgtcacacttgaaagttaggcagaaatacattaatggctttagtgctaaGCCCTGGATGCTTGAACTTTTCTTAATCAAAGCAAGTAGAAGGAATatgtttaagatatttctgtgtcaaagtctgcctcagaaatggcagatattaagaataccatagtaaaagctatggtttttgggtcagatatacatgaaacagatgtttttagcatgatgataagcacctttaagtctatctccagaagacaaccaaagaaaattaaaatcccaagcttgtgactgaataataagcagtcagtgctccatcaacttatcagaactctattgatcaatgtcaaaactctgaacttctgaaatcttatgaCAACATAAGTACACCAGTTGAAAGAGGGggggagaaatctaaaatatctcccatttttaatgtgccttaaatcatttttctatatCTTTTCAATTCCTATTCATATATCTTAAAACACCTGCTCAAActctccaatctttcttgcatttactaacttggaaacatttttccagaccatcAAACACTTTCTAGATTCtaacaacctaaactcctatatcttCAGACACTACATAAACTCCAcatctttctatccagctatttaccataagacacaggcaactaacatgaagcctgtgagcaaggcaaacctttTTGCTTTTCTAAATAAAGGATCTAGTATCCAGTAGTTCttactagctaatgaactgaccaatgagctaacagtggatctaattgtcagctctttagctgcaaagctaccataagcttggtttagccatcaatgtgatcagacctgaaaaggataaattatgagctaaataaatgtaccaatccatgtaccaatcaaaatgacagagatgactagttagtccatcacctaggcagtgtccctggttcctgtggtctcatggcatcatgagcagaggtggtccaggcaggcacagaagatgagagactgattctgtggaaagaggaacatgagagattggcTTCACCTTGCCTCCCACATTGTGAAACAATAACTCTCCAATTGctcacagttttgtccacagattaggctgggccctagcagtgggccagttggggcagtcttaccccagtggttagcataccacaatccagagtcacagttacttgtcattgtgcccaaatcttcacGCAGACCTTGGCAGAGTTACTggcaggattttgggactctctgtcataataagctcaCATATGTTAACATGCCATATTCATCAGCTCTCCagcaagcttgagggccagcatatgtgagttactctttgtctatctttatcatctgctctaaaatgcatcttataaaacagaatgctataatctctaattctggcatattccttagatgcatgttttagaactatttcaagtagatctacataggcaaacttcatagttacccatcctaggcttaacctgaaaaaaacctaaacaaagacactaggtaaagtTCAACATTGTAACCAACTGAAGTCCTTAGCATAACTctaaatatctttctgaactacaatcaaagcaaaacttttaaccAGATATAATtcatagaggggctagcaaatctggctgatcctaccactttgcaaTAAAACTGAACACCAAAAAGCTTTGCCCTTAGCACTAATCAGATAACTGAACACAGCTGGtagccctaaacaaagatggtGGCAAAACCATGGCTCCatcctctttatctctgaaccaacatGGCTGCTAGCCAAATGTTGCTACAGGTTATGGCTGACAATATAAAATATAGCCATTAGCTGTAGCTGATGGCATTGCTACCTCCCACAATACAACAAGATCTGTGGAACATTCACAATTTCCcataaccaaaagttctaacattgtaattaaataagttttagaaccaactgcataatcgaacagtacagaacaatatTAAACTGTACAAactattctggccacaccaaatCTACCGGCCAGGATTCTTCCCCctttaaagagcataagaaaacattttgcattgaagaatcatGAGCCTTTTacatgaagaacaacatattttacagttctttctcaaatcatatttacaGGTATGAAGAACCAGAGTAAATAAATACACTTCATATGCCTCTGGCTTTTTCATACTGACCTTCCATAACATTCTATACACATTCAGGTTAGCTTTCCTAGCTCCGTTCTTCtggtttaaccagacattcttactttagacaagctagtcttttctttaatatccctgtctcttgctttctctcttgcttttcagacaacataaaaactcccatcaaaatcctttcggtcctgacatgatcctgctggagcccacaGTGGGCTTattccatgatttattttttttacagcaaagcaaaaacaagtcacatcaatacaaaaagaagttctggaACTGCCAAACTCTTTTTCTGAAATTACTTCcttgtagcagatatggtccaggGAACATAAACAAACTTTAAGGAACTTGGAGCAAGTTCTAAGGAATTtagtgaaacttcctcttttctctgtctcaaggtgaaggccagggtaaaaacatgtttttttgataaataaagcagcttaacaaacaagcAGCCCTCCACATGATACACTGCAAAACCGGCAATTTTCTCAGTTGGCTCACACTTGATTTTagttagtaaaattaataaaataaataccgaAGGTTTTTTCTGTCCTGCCCCAAAGGATTGTGAAACTGTtctaagttttttgttagactgcccaagctCATTATTTAAAATACCTGATACCTAGCCTTAAACATGTACACATTCTCCAAAACCTGTTTTTGAAATCACAAAgcataaacataatttaaaagtcaaaaccagattttaaaaccaaaattcaccaatgcaaacaatccaatctctaaaaccaataccaatttaaaatgagatgtGTCTTCTTGGTCTAAAAGGAAATAGAATGATAAATGAAGTCCATTTTGACTAGGAGGTTctgtaatcctttttttttttctttccctgaccCACGTGGCAACCTCAAGATGGCAGAGTCACATCACATTCCACATGGAAATCTCAAGAGGACAGAGTCACACCACATTCCACGTGGCAATCTACATTGTTGCTATTTAAACGCATGCatttatagaccttataaacacataggcacacatatatgttctaaacaagagtttaaatttaacctttaaacacaTCCAATATCTCTTAATATAGAACCtcgacatacagagcatattaaccatttaagatcagtcaaaaacaaacatatgatgaccatacacacatttaaacagacagacaaaacttttcttaCTTCCTCCGGctgtaatttcaagcactttCTTTTCTCACTCAGCTGCAGCTAGAGagccagaaacacaaagacaaaaaaaaaaaaaaaacagatcccaCCAGCACTTGTGGGAACGACCCACTTTCTAGGCCTATCAAATAGATTTGGGACCCCGTGTCCCTCACAGTGCTATTAGAGAGCACTGCCCCACTGGTCTGGGACATCTCCCGAGATCCCCATGGCCTCATTCTGCTGGCTTGTCAGCCAGTGTACTATGACACAACTGATCCTTGGCCACTCACTGTGTACTACCTTAAGATCTCAAAAATACACGAAATGACAGAATAGAGACACAGAACTTGGCCAAGACAAAAGTGCTTACCCAGGGTTCAGATCCTCCAGTTCAGGAGTCCTAGGAAGTCTTGGGGACCCCGGGAAGCCCTCAAAGTATGTTATGCCTGAATCacaataccccaaaagaccaccaccaggagccgagtctgttgcaaaacatatgaggatatttttattacaaattattacaaGCTTCAGCTGGGGCTCACACCCCTACCACCGAAGCAGTAAGAGCTGAGAGCCcagtcccttctctcctcttgtTGTTTATTACATCTCATAGTGTTTTTTACAGCAACACAAAGAAACTAGAACAGAGGCTCAGTGGCAGGGGCCTGTATAACATGTGGAAGAGCCAAGCactgaaaaagacaaaaaaaaaaaggagcatacAAACATATGCACtcacatagagagagacagagagggagagagagctttATGAATGTAGAAACCTGGAAATCTGTTTTCCAGGATGTAAATGTCACCTCTTTACATTTTGGGCTATTCCATGGTCACAGAATGTTAGAATGGAGCCAAGGTCAGGTAAGAATGCATTTAGATCTGTGGTAACCATTCCACTGGAGTTGGAGTAGAGATGGATCTGACTCCACTGCCACAGTGGGCCCTTTGGCTGATTTCCCAGCAGTGATGGTGAGCTTCCTGTGAGCAGGTACTCAGCTCCTGTTGGATGCTTGTGTGGAAGCCAGTGTGCCAGTCTTCATCTACAGCAGCTCATTAAGTGTGGCTGGACCAAACTACAAGGAGCCTGTCCTGAATGGCTGTGAGGAAGACCATCTAGAGAGTACATGGTCTCATCCATACCCATACAGCAAAAAGATGGCCGAGAAGGAAGTGCTAGCAGCCAGTGGGCGCACCCTAGGAAATGGTGGCACTTTGCACACTTGTGCCTTAAGACTCCCATTCATCTATGGGGAAGAATGTGCACACCTGTCAGTCAAGGTAAATGAAGCACTGAAGAACaatggcatatttttaaaaaatggcccaTTCTCTGTGGCCAGCCCAGTATATGTTGAAAACGCAGCCTGGGCACACATTCTGGCTGCCAGGGGCCTACGAGACCCCAAGAAGTCACCAAGCATCCAAGGAAAGTTCTACTACATCTCAGATGACACCCCTCACCAAAGCTATGATGATTTAAATTATGCCCTGAGCAAGGAATGGGGCCTCCGCCCTGATTCCAGTTGGAGCCTTCCTCTGCCCCTGCTCTACTGGCTTGCCTTCCTGCTGGAAACTGTGAGCTTCCTGCTGCGTCCAGTCTACAACTACCGGCCCCCCTTTAACCGCTTCTTGATCACAACCTTAAATAGTGTCTTCACCTTTACCTACAAGAAAGCTCAGCAAGACCTGGGCTATGAGCCATGTGTCACCTGGGAGGAAGCCAAGCAGAAAACCTCAGAGTGGATCGGGACACTAGTGGAGCAACACAAGGAGACAATGAACTCAAAGACTCAGTGATGTGAAGATGGCAGAGACATGGCCCTGGGTGTTATCAGAAATCATCCTCAGGTCCTCAGAAAGGATACAGGCACAACCCAGGTCCTACTGCCTCCCTTTGACATAGAGGCCACCTTAGTGTCTTCCTCAAGTCCCCAGAATCCTTGCCAGGCACTGACCCAGCCACAAGCTTTCTTCCCCAAACACCTGCCCAGTGACACACAGGCCATTGTGCCTCAGCTCCTGGTTCCTAACTACTAAGCACTTCTTGTTGCTCAAGAGTTCTCTCCATGGGCTTCATCTCCCCATTAACAGCGTTTCTCGTCTTTGGAAAATTCTGCTTTGGTTTATAAAGTTGAGTGAAAGAAACAATAAACATGTGTTAATAGCTCATCTGCAGACATTTTTCTGTCAATAAACATGGCCATGCTGGATCAGAAAGGGGTCATGGATTTGAGGGACTGAGGAAAAGCCATGAACAAAGGGGATGTGAGACTAATCCCAGCACATTGTCCTTTTGGGGTGTGCTACATGACTAGAACAGATTAATCTATTTTGTGTAGGAAGGACCATGACAGAAGGAATGCCAAAGATTCACAGTTTCTGCAGTAGACCCTATCCATGGTGTGTCCAACTGAGGCTGCCTCTAAAAGAACATTCTCAGAGTTGACAAAATGTACACCTGTCTGTTTGGAGGCTTTTGTTGCAGCTTTTCTGTACAATTGTACAATTGTAACACTGGTATGAGAAAGGCAGGGAGAGGTAAGAAAGCTTCCCTCCATAGTCTGGAGAAAACTGTAAATGAATGTGTTGTTGTGCAGCTGAGCCCACTATCCTTTACAGGCAGTCCCAATAGCCTGCCTTTCAGGGCCCTAGTAACCTCTGGTGCATCTGCCAGGTGGGCTGCCAGGTGTGTGCCTGACAAAGTGATCCTGTCAACCTCCCAactctctgactttctctctaggtttctctctgtctctcagtctctttttctgtctgttaTGGGcatcctctcctctttcttcccctccccacttcctACAGTAAACCTCCTTTATACCAGATCTGTTTTGTGGCATATTAATCATTATTATAATATTGGTGTTGTGAAACTCTGTGAGCTTTCCCATTGTCTGAGCACACTAGGGTCCCCTTCTATACCTGCAGGCAACAGATTTCCGTTCTGTCTCACAAATTGCCTTTCTGCATGCAGCACTGGTCAGGCAAAGCAGCCAAGGCATGGTTTCCTCTCTTTCTTGAACTTCGGGAATCCTAAGTGAAACTGAGCATGCTCAGGCATTTACTCTTGGTGCCTGACAAGTGTGTGATTACCAGCTTAGCCACTTTGTACCAAATAGGGTCTAGTCCCCTTATGCCCTTTGGAATGTTTTGGCATCAGGCTTGTAACTGATTTACTTTCTCTCTTCACTCATGGAAATGGTGTTGCCTTTTGGACATTCAGGCACCTCATGGGAACTCTTTAAGTTGCCTCATTACCCTGCCCAAGTGATGGGAGACCATGaaaatctctcctttctttctcctgtttcaCTCCTGTATGTTTGCTGTATTTGTAGCAGGTCACGGCGGGATGGGAACACAGACTCCAGCACACACCTGCTCTCACCAATGCCTGCTCTAAAGCAAGCAGCTTTTCCAAGACCACTCCTGAGGGATGTGCAGACCACTTGTCTGTTCTAAATTTTACTTAGAGTCCAATTCCTGCACATGGCTCTCACTCTCAGGCTCTTCGCATTGATTTGCTCACTGCTCTCAGCTCCTCTTCTCCCACAGCCAGCCTGTGGGAGTTTCAAGTGTGtgttttccctcttccttccttcagtggactctctgtcacaaaagacctctctccctctgtctctctgtctgtctctccatctccctcctttcctttcaccctccctctctctccccct
Coding sequences within it:
- the LOC110543775 gene encoding NADPH-dependent 3-keto-steroid reductase Hsd3b5-like isoform X3; its protein translation is MALCEEVRHWRWTLKLPKNADTPTVLCYLLIGQDRSSQLYLPSRSPALTLLRVTLHHNSSHCNLLPVLTMPGWSCLVTGAGGFLGQRIIQMLVQEEDLQEVRALFRTFTPKHREKLSSTQLLLDACVEASVPVFIYSSSLSVAGPNYKEPVLNGCEEDHLESTWSHPYPYSKKMAEKEVLAASGRTLGNGGTLHTCALRLPFIYGEECAHLSVKVNEALKNNGIFLKNGPFSVASPVYVENAAWAHILAARGLRDPKKSPSIQGKFYYISDDTPHQSYDDLNYALSKEWGLRPDSSWSLPLPLLYWLAFLLETVSFLLRPVYNYRPPFNRFLITTLNSVFTFTYKKAQQDLGYEPCVTWEEAKQKTSEWIGTLVEQHKETMNSKTQ
- the LOC110543775 gene encoding NADPH-dependent 3-keto-steroid reductase Hsd3b5-like isoform X1: MALCEEVRHWRWTLKLPKNADTPTVLCYLLIGQDRSSQLYLPSRSPALTLLRVTLHHNSSHCNLLPVLTMPGWSCLVTGAGGFLGQRIIQMLVQEEDLQEVRALFRTFTPKHREKLSKLKTKTKVTVLKGDILDAQCLRRACQGISVVIHTAAAIDFLGIIPRQTILDVNLKGTQLLLDACVEASVPVFIYSSSLSVAGPNYKEPVLNGCEEDHLESTWSHPYPYSKKMAEKEVLAASGRTLGNGGTLHTCALRLPFIYGEECAHLSVKVNEALKNNGIFLKNGPFSVASPVYVENAAWAHILAARGLRDPKKSPSIQGKFYYISDDTPHQSYDDLNYALSKEWGLRPDSSWSLPLPLLYWLAFLLETVSFLLRPVYNYRPPFNRFLITTLNSVFTFTYKKAQQDLGYEPCVTWEEAKQKTSEWIGTLVEQHKETMNSKTQ